From one Lotus japonicus ecotype B-129 chromosome 3, LjGifu_v1.2 genomic stretch:
- the LOC130747944 gene encoding leucine-rich repeat receptor-like protein kinase TDR produces the protein MKPFLFFLTFTFFCCQTHLVNSAATTILPLQLITLLSIKSSLIDPLKNLHDWDPSSTFSSNSNYQDPIWCSWRGVTCHSKTAQITSLDLSNLNLSGTISGQIQHLSSLNHLNLSGNNFGGTFQVAIFELAQLRILDISHNSFNSTFPPGISKCKFLRVFNAYSNSFTGPLPQELTRLRFLEQLNLGGSYFKGSIPPSYGTFPRLKFLYLHGNLLEGPLPPQLGQLSELQHLEIGYNPSYSGTLPVELSMLSNLKYLDISASNISGPLISELGNLTMLETLLLFKNHFTGEIPSTIGNLKSLKALDLSDNELTGPIPSQVSMLKELTILSLMDNKLTGEIPQEIGDLPNLNTLNLFNNSLTGTLPQQLGSNGLLYKLDVSTNSLQGPIPANVCRGNNLEKLILFNNKFSNILPPSLSNCASLTRVRIQNNHLNGSILPELTLLPNLTFLDISNNNFQGQIPPQLGDNLQYFNISGNSFQSHLPSNIWNASTLQVFSAASAKITGEIPDFIGCQTIYNIELQGNSMNGSIPWDIGHCQKLIRLNLSRNSLTGIIPWEISTLPSITDVDLSHNSLTGTIPSNFNNCSTLENFNVSFNSLTGPIPSSGIFPSLHPSSYSGNQDLCGDLLAKPCAAGENELEHNRQQPKRTAGAIVWIVAAAFGIGLFALIAGTRCFHANYNRRFAGSDGNEIGPWKLTAFQRLNFTAEDVLECLSMSDKILGMGSTGTVYRAEMPGGEIIAIKKLWGKHKEGIIRRRRGVLAEVDVLGNVRHRNIVRLLGCCSNRESTMLLYEYMPNGNLDDLLHGKNKGDYHNVVGADWFTRYKIALGVAQGICYLHHDCDPVIVHRDLKPSNILLDGEMEARVADFGVAKLIQTDESMSVIAGSYGYIAPEYAYTLQVDEKSDIYSYGVVLMEILCGKRSVDAEFGDGNSIVDWVRSKIKNKDGGIDDVLDKNAGAGCASVREEMIQMLRIALLCTSRNPADRPSMRDVVLMLQEAKPKRKLLDSVVVGSDNVVGSGGGGDIPLPQKPIVES, from the exons ATGAAacctttccttttctttctcacaTTCACATTCTTTTGCTGCCAAACACACCTAGTTAACTCTGCTGCTACAACAATTCTGCCCCTCCAACTCATCACCTTGCTCTCCATAAAGTCCTCCCTCATAGACCCTCTCAAGAACCTCCATGACTGGGacccctcctccaccttctcctccaACTCCAATTACCAAGACCCAATTTGGTGTTCATGGAGAGGCGTCACATGCCACTCGAAAACAGCACAAATCACCTCCTTAGACCTCTCTAACCTCAACCTTTCAGGCACAATTTCAGGCCAAATCCAACACCTATCATCCTTGAACCACTTGAATCTCAGTGGGAATAACTTCGGTGGAACTTTCCAAGTAGCAATTTTTGAACTTGCCCAGCTTAGGATTCTAGACATTAGCCACAACTCCTTCAACTCAACCTTCCCACCCGGAATATCCAAGTGCAAGTTTTTGAGGGTCTTCAATGCTTACAGCAACAGCTTCACTGGCCCTCTACCTCAGGAACTAACCAGGCTCAGGTTCCTGGAACAGCTCAACCTCGGAGGAAGTTACTTCAAGGGAAGCATTCCACCAAGTTATGGCACCTTCCCTAGACTCAAGTTCCTATATTTGCACGGTAACCTATTAGAAGGTCCACTACCACCCCAACTAGGACAGTTATCAGAGCTACAACACTTGGAAATTGGATACAACCCATCATACTCAGGAACACTGCCAGTAGAATTGTCAATGCTGTCCAATTTAAAGTACTTGGATATTTCAGCTTCTAACATCTCAGGACCCTTGATCTCAGAACTTGGGAACTTGACCATGCTTGAAACACTGTTGCTCTTCAAGAATCACTTCACTGGTGAAATCCCATCAACCATAGGCAACTTGAAATCCCTGAAAGCTCTTGATTTGTCAGACAATGAACTCACAGGGCCAATTCCATCACAAGTTTCCATGCTGAAGGAACTAACCATACTGAGCCTCATGGACAACAAGCTAACAGGTGAAATACCACAGGAAATTGGAGACTTACCAAACCTTAACACTCTCAATCTCTTCAACAACTCACTCACAGGAACCCTGCCACAACAATTAGGCTCCAATGGGTTGCTATATAAACTAGACGTCTCCACAAACTCACTCCAAGGTCCAATTCCTGCAAATGTGTGCAGAGGCAACAACCTAGAGAAGCTCATCCTCTTCAACAACAAATTCAGCAACATTCTTCCGCCATCCCTTTCCAACTGCGCCTCACTCACCAGAGTTCGCATCCAAAACAACCACCTCAATGGTTCCATCCTTCCAGAGCTCACCCTCCTCCCTAACCTCACTTTCCTTGACATTAGCAACAACAACTTCCAAGGTCAAATTCCTCCACAACTTGGGGACAACCTTCAGTACTTCAACATCTCCG GTAACTCCTTCCAAAGTCACTTACCCAGTAACATATGGAACGCGAGCACCCTTCAGGTTTTCTCCGCCGCGTCGGCGAAGATCACCGGCGAGATTCCCGATTTCATAGGGTGCCAGACGATTTACAACATTGAATTGCAGGGGAACTCCATGAACGGTAGCATCCCTTGGGACATTGGTCATTGCCAGAAGCTGATTCGTCTGAATCTGAGCAGAAACTCGCTCACCGGAATCATCCCTTGGGAAATCTCGACCCTCCCTTCCATCACCGACGTCGATCTCTCCCACAACTCCCTCACCGGAACCATACCTTCCAACTTCAACAACTGCTCCACTCTCGAGAATTTCAACGTCAGCTTCAACTCCCTCACCGGCCCCATTCCTTCCTCCGGCATCTTCCCCAGCCTCCACCCTTCCTCCTACTCCGGCAACCAGGACCTATGCGGCGACCTCCTCGCCAAGCCCTGCGCCGCCGGAGAGAACGAGCTCGAACACAACCGCCAGCAGCCGAAGCGGACCGCCGGCGCAATCGTGTGGATCGTCGCGGCGGCGTTCGGGATCGGCCTCTTCGCTCTCATCGCCGGAACCCGCTGCTTCCACGCCAACTACAACCGCCGGTTCGCCGGCAGTGACGGCAACGAGATCGGACCGTGGAAGTTAACGGCGTTTCAGCGGTTGAATTTCACGGCGGAGGACGTGCTAGAATGCTTGTCCATGTCAGATAAAATCTTAGGGATGGGGTCCACTGGAACTGTTTATAGAGCGGAGATGCCAGGTGGCGAGATCATAGCCATTAAAAAGCTTTGGGGGAAGCACAAGGAAGGCATCATCCGACGGAGGAGAGGGGTTCTGGCTGAGGTGGATGTATTAGGGAACGTGAGGCACAGGAACATAGTGAGATTGTTAGGGTGTTGCAGCAACAGGGAAAGCACGATGCTGCTGTATGAGTACATGCCGAATGGGAACCTTGATGATTTGCTGCATGGGAAGAATAAAGGAGATTATCATAACGTGGTTGGTGCTGATTGGTTCACTAGGTATAAGATTGCACTGGGTGTGGCACAGGGAATCTGCTACCTTCACCATGACTGTGATCCAGTCATCGTGCATAGGGATCTGAAACCTAGTAACATTTTATTGGACGGTGAGATGGAGGCCAGAGTGGCAGATTTTGGGGTTGCCAAGTTGATTCAAACGGATGAGTCCATGTCTGTAATTGCTGGATCCTATGGTTACATTGCTCCAG AATATGCTTACACACTTCAAGTTGATGAGAAGAGTGATATTTACAGCTATGGGGTGGTGTTGATGGAGATTTTATGCGGAAAACGTTCGGTGGATGCAGAATTTGGCGATGGAAACAGCATTGTGGACTGGGTTAGGTCCAAGATCAAGAACAAAGATGGCGGCATTGATGATGTGTTGGATAAGAATGCCGGGGCCGGGTGTGCTTCCGTAAGGGAGGAGATGATACAAATGCTTAGGATTGCATTGCTCTGCACAAGCAGAAACCCTGCAGATAGGCCTTCCATGAGAGATGTTGTGTTGATGCTGCAAGAGGCCAAGCCAAAGAGGAAATTGCTTGATAGTGTTGTTGTAGGTAGTGACAATGTTGTGggtagtggcggtggtggtgatatTCCTTTGCCACAAAAGCCAATTGTGGAAAGCTGA